In the Malania oleifera isolate guangnan ecotype guangnan chromosome 1, ASM2987363v1, whole genome shotgun sequence genome, one interval contains:
- the LOC131150430 gene encoding amino acid transporter AVT1I isoform X1 — protein sequence MEGKLGHEYSLAAPLVHHEKQRSLEDLESNGDYRDTGTTSFFKTCFNGLNALSGVGILSVPYALSSGGWLSLILLLLIAVSAFYSGLLITRCMDADTNIKTYPDIGEFAFGKKGRMVASFFMNTELYLVVTGFLILEGDNLYNLFPDMGFEIAGIRIGGRQSFVIFVALIILPTVWLYSLSLLSYISASGVLASIIILGSILWAGTFDGIGFHGKGTLLNLNGISTAASLYAFCYCAHPVFPTLYTSMRNKRQFSKVLLFCFVFCTICYASMAVLGYLMFGSKVESQVTLNLPTEKLSSKVAIFTTLVNPISKYALMGTPIVNAVERYFPRFDKKRSFSYFIRTALVISTVIVALAVPFFGYLMSLVGAFLSVTASMLLPCLWYLKISGNYRSFGLESMIICGIMLMGISIVIAGTYTSLLEIIRHL from the exons ATGGAAGGCAAACTGGGTCATGAGTATTCCCTGGCTGCGCCTCTTGTGCACCATGAAAAGCAACGCAGCCTCGAGGATTTGGAGTCCAATGGCGATTACCGTGATACGGGCACCACCTCTTTCTTTAAAACTTGCTTCAATGGACTCAATGCTTTGTCAG GAGTTGGGATACTGTCAGTTCCGTATGCTTTATCATCAGGAGGGTGGTTGAGCTTGATTCTACTTTTGTTAATTGCTGTTTCGGCCTTCTACTCAGGCTTGCTAATTACAAGATGCATGGATGCAGACACAAATATCAAGACATATCCTGATATTGGTGAATTTGCATTTGGGAAGAAAGGAAGGATGGTGGCATCATTCTTTATGAATACAGAGCTCTACTTAGTTGTGACCGGTTTCCTGATATTAGAAGGGGATAATTTATATAATCTATTTCCAGACATGGGATTTGAGATTGCAGGGATAAGAATTGGTGGAAGACAAAGTTTTGTGATATTTGTGGCCCTTATTATTTTGCCTACAGTTTGGTTATATAGCCTCAGCCTTCTATCTTATATATCTGCTAGTGGAGTCTTGGCTTCTATTATCATCCTTGGGTCAATTTTGTGGGCTGGTACATTTGATGGAATTGGATTCCATGGAAAGGGAACTCTTCTGAATTTGAATGGAATTTCTACAGCTGCTAGCTTATATGCATTTTGCTATTGTGCCCATCCTGTTTTCCCCACCCTATACACTTCCATGCGAAACAAGCGTCAATTCTCTAAG GTCTTGCTCTTCTGCTTTGTCTTCTGTACCATTTGCTATGCATCAATGGCAGTTTTAGGCTACTTAATGTTTGGGTCGAAGGTAGAATCACAGGTAACTCTCAACCTCCCAACTGAGAAGCTTAGCTCGAAGGTAGCAATATTTACCACCCTTGTCAATCCCATATCTAAATATGCATTGATGGGCACGCCAATTGTAAACGCAGTTGAAAGATATTTTCCACGTTTTGACAAGAAAAGGTCCTTTAGCTACTTCATCAGAACTGCCTTGGTGATCAGCACAGTTATTGTTGCCTTGGCTGTGCCATTTTTCGGGTATCTCATGTCTTTGGTTGGAGCCTTTTTAAGTGTCACAGCTTCAATGTTACTGCCATGCTTATGGTACTTGAAGATTTCAGGCAATTATCGAAGTTTTGGTCTTGAATCAATGATTATATGCGGCATTATGTTAATGGGTATTTCAATTGTAATCGCTGGCACTTACACATCTCTCCTAGAAATAATAAGGCATCTGTAA
- the LOC131150441 gene encoding aquaporin NIP2-1-like isoform X2: protein MGVLAMQSIIHITSTVKLWRTNVEEHVGAEMIATYLLVFVTCGSAALSNGGDEEQRVSKLGASIAGGLIVTVMIYAVGHISGAHMNPAVTLAFSAVRHFPWKQVPLYGAAQLTGSILAAFTLRFLLHPITNNVGTTSPSGSHLQALVMEALVTFSMMFITSAVATDTKAIGELAGIAVGSAVCITSILAGPISGGSMNPARSIGPAVASGYYNGLWVYVAGPLLGALLGAWTYSLIRVMDKGNPALHSHSSSFKLRRLTTQTDAFDAV, encoded by the exons ATGGGCGTACTAGCCATGCAATCAATCATTCATATAACCAGCACGGTGAAGTTGTGGCGTACGAACGTGGAGGAGCAT GTGGGTGCGGAAATGATAGCGACGTATCTGCTTGTGTTTGTGACATGTGGCTCGGCAGCTTTAAGCAATGGGGGTGATGAAGAGCAAAGAGTGTCTAAACTTGGAGCCTCAATTGCGGGTGGCCTTATTGTCACCGTCATGATCTACGCCGTCGGACACATCTCCGGCGCCCACATGAACCCGGCCGTCACCCTTGCCTTCTCCGCCGTTCGACACTTCCCCTGGAAACAG GTTCCGTTGTATGGAGCAGCTCAATTAACAGGAAGCATACTGGCTGCATTTACACTGCGGTTTCTACTGCATCCCATCACGAATAATGTCGGGACGACTTCACCCTCCGGCTCTCACCTTCAAGCTTTGGTCATGGAGGCCCTCGTTACCTTCTCCATGATGTTCATCACTTCCGCTGTCGCCACCGATACCAAAGCT ATAGGGGAGCTTGCAGGTATAGCAGTAGGTTCCGCTGTCTGCATTACTTCCATTTTGGCCGG ACCGATATCAGGAGGATCGATGAACCCGGCGAGGAGTATAGGGCCAGCCGTAGCCAGCGGGTACTATAATGGGTTATGGGTGTATGTGGCTGGTCCCCTGCTGGGCGCACTGCTAGGGGCTTGGACCTACTCCCTCATTAGGGTTATGGACAAGGGCAATCCCGCACTCCATTCACATTCATCCTCCTTCAAACTCCGCCGACTCACCACTCAGACCGACGCTTTCGATGCCGTCTAG
- the LOC131150441 gene encoding aquaporin NIP2-1-like isoform X1, whose protein sequence is MATTTANTNQDEMEYSSEFPDELKPSAYHYALRFIQQNYPPDFFKKVGAEMIATYLLVFVTCGSAALSNGGDEEQRVSKLGASIAGGLIVTVMIYAVGHISGAHMNPAVTLAFSAVRHFPWKQVPLYGAAQLTGSILAAFTLRFLLHPITNNVGTTSPSGSHLQALVMEALVTFSMMFITSAVATDTKAIGELAGIAVGSAVCITSILAGPISGGSMNPARSIGPAVASGYYNGLWVYVAGPLLGALLGAWTYSLIRVMDKGNPALHSHSSSFKLRRLTTQTDAFDAV, encoded by the exons ATGGCCACAACTACTGCCAACACGAACCAGGATGAGATGGAATACTCATCAGAATTCCCAGATGAACTGAAGCCATCTGCTTATCATTACGCTTTGAGGTTTATTCAACAAAACTACCCCCCCGACTTTTTCAAAAAG GTGGGTGCGGAAATGATAGCGACGTATCTGCTTGTGTTTGTGACATGTGGCTCGGCAGCTTTAAGCAATGGGGGTGATGAAGAGCAAAGAGTGTCTAAACTTGGAGCCTCAATTGCGGGTGGCCTTATTGTCACCGTCATGATCTACGCCGTCGGACACATCTCCGGCGCCCACATGAACCCGGCCGTCACCCTTGCCTTCTCCGCCGTTCGACACTTCCCCTGGAAACAG GTTCCGTTGTATGGAGCAGCTCAATTAACAGGAAGCATACTGGCTGCATTTACACTGCGGTTTCTACTGCATCCCATCACGAATAATGTCGGGACGACTTCACCCTCCGGCTCTCACCTTCAAGCTTTGGTCATGGAGGCCCTCGTTACCTTCTCCATGATGTTCATCACTTCCGCTGTCGCCACCGATACCAAAGCT ATAGGGGAGCTTGCAGGTATAGCAGTAGGTTCCGCTGTCTGCATTACTTCCATTTTGGCCGG ACCGATATCAGGAGGATCGATGAACCCGGCGAGGAGTATAGGGCCAGCCGTAGCCAGCGGGTACTATAATGGGTTATGGGTGTATGTGGCTGGTCCCCTGCTGGGCGCACTGCTAGGGGCTTGGACCTACTCCCTCATTAGGGTTATGGACAAGGGCAATCCCGCACTCCATTCACATTCATCCTCCTTCAAACTCCGCCGACTCACCACTCAGACCGACGCTTTCGATGCCGTCTAG
- the LOC131150430 gene encoding amino acid transporter AVT1I isoform X2: MEGKLGHEYSLAAPLVHHEKQRSLEDLESNGDYRDTGTTSFFKTCFNGLNALSGVGILSVPYALSSGGWLSLILLLLIAVSAFYSGLLITRCMDADTNIKTYPDIGEFAFGKKGRMVASFFMNTELYLVVTGFLILEGDNLYNLFPDMGFEIAGIRIGGRQSFVIFVALIILPTVWLYSLSLLSYISASGVLASIIILGSILWAGTFDGIGFHGKGTLLNLNGISTAASLYAFCYCAHPVFPTLYTSMRNKRQFSKVLLFCFVFCTICYASMAVLGYLMFGSKVESQLKDIFHVLTRKGPLATSSELPW; encoded by the exons ATGGAAGGCAAACTGGGTCATGAGTATTCCCTGGCTGCGCCTCTTGTGCACCATGAAAAGCAACGCAGCCTCGAGGATTTGGAGTCCAATGGCGATTACCGTGATACGGGCACCACCTCTTTCTTTAAAACTTGCTTCAATGGACTCAATGCTTTGTCAG GAGTTGGGATACTGTCAGTTCCGTATGCTTTATCATCAGGAGGGTGGTTGAGCTTGATTCTACTTTTGTTAATTGCTGTTTCGGCCTTCTACTCAGGCTTGCTAATTACAAGATGCATGGATGCAGACACAAATATCAAGACATATCCTGATATTGGTGAATTTGCATTTGGGAAGAAAGGAAGGATGGTGGCATCATTCTTTATGAATACAGAGCTCTACTTAGTTGTGACCGGTTTCCTGATATTAGAAGGGGATAATTTATATAATCTATTTCCAGACATGGGATTTGAGATTGCAGGGATAAGAATTGGTGGAAGACAAAGTTTTGTGATATTTGTGGCCCTTATTATTTTGCCTACAGTTTGGTTATATAGCCTCAGCCTTCTATCTTATATATCTGCTAGTGGAGTCTTGGCTTCTATTATCATCCTTGGGTCAATTTTGTGGGCTGGTACATTTGATGGAATTGGATTCCATGGAAAGGGAACTCTTCTGAATTTGAATGGAATTTCTACAGCTGCTAGCTTATATGCATTTTGCTATTGTGCCCATCCTGTTTTCCCCACCCTATACACTTCCATGCGAAACAAGCGTCAATTCTCTAAG GTCTTGCTCTTCTGCTTTGTCTTCTGTACCATTTGCTATGCATCAATGGCAGTTTTAGGCTACTTAATGTTTGGGTCGAAGGTAGAATCACAG TTGAAAGATATTTTCCACGTTTTGACAAGAAAAGGTCCTTTAGCTACTTCATCAGAACTGCCTTGGTGA